One stretch of Clavibacter michiganensis DNA includes these proteins:
- a CDS encoding class I SAM-dependent RNA methyltransferase, whose amino-acid sequence MGEQVGREVEVDVTNMAHGGVSVARHDGRVIFVSDAIPGERVRARITEDSKKSFWRADTVEVLDASPHRRPHVWAEASVDRAPEDRVGGAELGHIRLSHQRELKRQVVVDSLSRMAHVDHDVQVQALPGDDESDGLGWRTRVSLHVGDDGVVGPYASRSHRVIPVQSLPLATAGVNGAAPFGQRFPGVEGIDLVAPSDGHVRMLLIDGKPQRRDTITERVRDREFKLEAGGFWQVHRRAAETLYDAVQSSIDEALFDPRAANLDLYGGVGLLAAAVGDRFGDTTRITSVESDEVATEFAGDNLAEWVGAASLTSRVDRYLQKLAREASPAERRRLQGATVVLDPPRAGAKKPVVDALAELHPAQVVYVACDPVALARDVALFAERGYELRSVRSFDLFPHTHHVESVAVLVPAAS is encoded by the coding sequence ATGGGTGAGCAGGTGGGCCGCGAGGTCGAGGTGGACGTGACGAACATGGCGCACGGAGGGGTCTCCGTCGCCAGGCACGACGGCCGGGTGATCTTCGTCTCCGACGCGATCCCCGGCGAGCGGGTGCGCGCGCGCATCACCGAGGACTCCAAGAAGTCCTTCTGGCGGGCCGACACGGTCGAGGTGCTCGACGCGTCGCCGCACCGCCGCCCGCACGTCTGGGCCGAGGCCTCCGTCGACCGCGCCCCCGAGGACCGCGTCGGCGGCGCCGAGCTCGGCCACATCCGCCTCTCCCACCAGCGCGAGCTCAAGCGGCAGGTCGTCGTCGACTCGCTGTCGCGCATGGCGCACGTCGACCACGACGTGCAGGTGCAGGCGCTGCCCGGCGACGACGAGTCCGACGGCCTCGGCTGGCGCACGCGCGTCAGCCTGCACGTCGGCGACGACGGCGTCGTCGGCCCGTACGCCTCGCGCTCGCACCGCGTGATCCCCGTGCAGTCGCTGCCGCTCGCCACCGCCGGCGTCAACGGCGCCGCGCCCTTCGGCCAGCGCTTCCCCGGCGTCGAGGGCATCGACCTCGTCGCGCCCTCCGACGGGCACGTGCGCATGCTCCTCATCGACGGCAAGCCGCAGCGCCGCGACACCATCACCGAGCGCGTCCGCGACCGCGAGTTCAAGCTGGAGGCCGGCGGCTTCTGGCAGGTGCACCGCCGTGCGGCCGAGACGCTGTACGACGCCGTGCAGTCCTCCATCGACGAGGCCCTCTTCGACCCGCGCGCCGCCAACCTCGACCTCTACGGGGGCGTGGGGCTGCTGGCCGCCGCCGTGGGCGACCGCTTCGGCGACACCACGCGGATCACCAGCGTCGAGAGCGACGAGGTCGCCACCGAGTTCGCCGGCGACAACCTCGCGGAGTGGGTGGGCGCCGCGTCCCTCACGTCGCGCGTCGACCGCTACCTGCAGAAGCTGGCGCGCGAGGCGAGCCCCGCCGAGCGCCGCCGCCTCCAGGGCGCGACCGTCGTGCTCGACCCGCCGCGCGCGGGCGCGAAGAAGCCCGTCGTCGACGCGCTCGCGGAGCTGCACCCGGCGCAGGTCGTCTACGTGGCGTGCGATCCCGTCGCGCTGGCCCGCGACGTGGCGCTGTTCGCCGAGCGCGGCTACGAGCTCCGCTCGGTGCGGTCGTTCGACCTCTTCCCGCACACCCACCACGTCGAGAGCGTGGCCGTGCTGGTGCCCGCCGCCTCCTGA
- a CDS encoding response regulator transcription factor, translating into MTETTQGSDPVAESRPPVRVAVVDDHESVRLGLKAACLDAGYEFILAAANARELVEGLVGRECDVVVLDLSLGDGSSVTDNVKAAQGTGAAVLVHSIADRVASVREALAAGAAGVIPKSSATQTVMAAVATVARGDVLNNLEWATAIDADRDFAKAQLGRRERDVLHLYASGLPLKLVAQQLGIANSTAREYLDRIRVKYVEVGRPAPTKVDLLRRAVEDGILPGLDQDGGDGR; encoded by the coding sequence ATGACCGAGACAACGCAGGGATCCGATCCGGTGGCCGAGAGCCGCCCGCCCGTCCGCGTCGCGGTGGTCGACGACCACGAGTCGGTGCGCCTCGGCCTCAAGGCCGCGTGCCTCGACGCCGGGTACGAGTTCATCCTCGCCGCCGCGAACGCCCGCGAGCTCGTCGAGGGCCTGGTGGGCCGCGAGTGCGACGTGGTCGTCCTCGACCTCTCGCTGGGGGACGGGTCCTCCGTCACCGACAACGTGAAGGCCGCGCAGGGCACGGGTGCCGCGGTGCTCGTCCACAGCATCGCCGACCGCGTCGCGAGCGTCCGCGAGGCGCTCGCCGCGGGGGCGGCGGGCGTGATCCCCAAGTCGTCGGCCACGCAGACCGTGATGGCGGCCGTCGCCACCGTCGCCCGCGGTGACGTGCTCAACAACCTGGAGTGGGCGACCGCGATCGACGCCGACCGCGACTTCGCGAAGGCCCAGCTCGGCCGCCGCGAGCGCGACGTGCTCCACCTCTACGCCTCCGGCCTGCCGCTCAAGCTCGTCGCGCAGCAGCTGGGCATCGCGAACAGCACGGCGCGCGAGTACCTCGACCGGATCCGCGTGAAGTACGTCGAGGTGGGCCGCCCCGCGCCCACCAAGGTCGACCTCCTCCGCCGCGCCGTGGAGGACGGAATCCTCCCGGGGCTGGACCAGGACGGCGGCGATGGCCGCTAG
- a CDS encoding sensor histidine kinase has translation MTRALAGAPPRTPDNPISLARIETILGRGASAFGLLFALQSLQVISGQLDAMRPVWSVTFLVVFFGSLVWTCVAGVIRRGVVPAHATVALVFVLALATWPFAIVPETLSTVPQPFLYQELTVATTCAAMAFRLWIAVIYTVAVPLGLGFMEVVLRHGVITPLDSFLQVLYSIILGGSVLMIVTVLRQAALGVDWAQGTALTRYSHAVRQHATEVERVQVDAIVHDSVLTTLLSAARTADPAARTLAATMAANAMGHLAAAEQGTDDDASVPLRAVAKRIVDAASALSAPFVLETRDLGARAVPVATAEAIYSAAVQAMMNSLQHAGTSAETITRMLVISGHGDEGVAIDVVDDGAGFDQRRIPTERLGLRVSIKERVAQAGGLVTIETAPGEGTAVRIRWPAPAAAALDIPLLPGDIEAPPLERPDRERGDR, from the coding sequence GTGACGCGCGCCCTCGCCGGCGCCCCGCCGCGGACCCCCGACAACCCCATCAGCCTTGCCCGCATCGAGACGATCCTCGGCCGCGGCGCCAGCGCGTTCGGCCTCCTCTTCGCCCTGCAGTCGCTGCAGGTCATCAGCGGGCAGCTGGACGCCATGCGCCCGGTCTGGAGCGTCACCTTCCTCGTCGTCTTCTTCGGCAGCCTCGTCTGGACGTGCGTGGCCGGCGTCATCCGCCGCGGGGTCGTGCCCGCGCACGCGACCGTCGCGCTGGTCTTCGTCCTCGCGCTCGCGACGTGGCCGTTCGCGATCGTGCCCGAGACCCTCTCGACCGTCCCGCAGCCGTTCCTCTACCAGGAGCTCACGGTCGCGACGACGTGCGCCGCGATGGCCTTCCGCCTCTGGATCGCCGTGATCTACACGGTCGCGGTGCCGCTCGGGCTCGGCTTCATGGAGGTGGTGCTGCGCCATGGCGTCATCACGCCGCTCGACTCGTTCCTGCAGGTCCTCTACTCGATCATCCTCGGCGGCTCGGTCCTGATGATCGTCACGGTGCTCCGCCAGGCGGCCCTCGGCGTCGACTGGGCGCAGGGCACGGCGCTGACGCGCTACTCGCACGCGGTGCGGCAGCACGCCACGGAGGTGGAGCGCGTGCAGGTCGACGCGATCGTGCACGACAGCGTCCTCACGACCCTGCTCTCGGCGGCCCGCACCGCGGATCCGGCCGCCCGCACGCTCGCCGCCACGATGGCGGCCAACGCGATGGGGCACCTGGCGGCGGCCGAGCAGGGCACGGACGACGACGCCTCGGTGCCTCTGCGCGCCGTCGCGAAGCGCATCGTCGACGCGGCCTCCGCGCTCTCGGCCCCGTTCGTCCTCGAGACGCGCGACCTGGGTGCGCGCGCGGTCCCGGTGGCCACCGCGGAGGCCATCTACTCCGCGGCGGTGCAGGCGATGATGAACAGCCTCCAGCACGCCGGGACGTCCGCGGAGACCATCACGCGGATGCTCGTGATCTCGGGCCACGGCGACGAGGGGGTAGCGATCGACGTGGTCGACGACGGCGCGGGCTTCGACCAGCGCCGCATCCCCACCGAGCGCCTCGGGCTCCGCGTGTCCATCAAGGAGCGCGTGGCGCAGGCCGGTGGGCTCGTCACCATCGAGACGGCACCGGGGGAGGGCACGGCCGTGCGGATCCGCTGGCCCGCCCCGGCCGCCGCCGCGCTCGATATCCCCCTCCTGCCCGGGGACATCGAGGCACCCCCGCTGGAGCGCCCCGACCGCGAGAGGGGCGACCGGTGA